The proteins below come from a single Thalassomonas actiniarum genomic window:
- a CDS encoding type I polyketide synthase, whose translation MLNTSDANASHPLGDEQSGDKTFSDELEAVAIVGMALRVPGADSLEQFWQNLRDGVESISFFNDDQLRAAGVPEAALSDPDFVKAFGLLKGADQFDNDFFDILPREAEVLDPQHRQLLECSWQALEHAGYGPNSQSFSDAGSVGMMAGVGLNNYLLHNLAGRKDIIEALGGWQLTLGNDKDFAATRVAYKLNLCGAAMNVSTACSTSLVSVAMACQSLLSYQSDMMLAGGCSIHLPQDQGYWYHPGGTLSSDGHCRAFDEQAQGTLDGNGVAVVVLKRLDDAIKAKDTIYGVVRGFAVNNDGGHKVGYTAPSVEGQSAVIREAQEMAEIGADTLGYVETHGTGTDLGDQVEITALIEAFREAGITGKQVCGLGSVKTNVGHLDTAAGTTGLIKTVLGLKHGQIPPSLHFTRANPKLHLDTSPFYVNAALRDWPRLKGAPRRGGVSSFGIGGTNAHVIVEEAPAAPAPTPGRPWQMLTLSAKTQASLQQNRHRLANYLVSQDNTSLADIAYTLQTGRCAFKQRQAVISSSCGDGADKLNASSAPQVFCGEAGEQAPAVAFMFPGQDAQYPGMAESLYRDEPLFKQHIDLCDEIVRREHGIDLLSRLFAGHRQADEPEFSLDPLPIFVTEYALARSLLALGIQPRAMMGSSLGEYVCACLAEVISLEDALMLAISCAELFSLVEPGALVSVSLPESELQPLLGDGLALAMVCAPKQCVVGGRPQAVVALKAELAQREISYVDIPLGLPFHTEFMQPLVAPYRARLQQVKFSAPKMPFVSCVTGDWIQPEQATDPEHYLRLAVNTVELSKGFQRLFSLADCILLELGPGQSMTGFALLQQDRPAGAQIIPSLADPRYAAAQELASADSFYFQSALARLWVAGLDIRWPAFYRNQERRRIALPGYAFEHKRYWLDAQPFEPLADGGETEGKQADPASWFYRPCWHELARPAPADLGGQWLVIGDPGGLAGPLVERLRAAGVEVVCYSPASLATAADWDAVFAVTGGEELSFDHLVYLGLLDQQQRDDSSSLEAGFYPLLALGQSLGRRVFSDIVKLTLLTDKSLSIGGTEITPANAAVLGPLLVLPQEYPNLQCRMIDVQMPELAWQRARLLDDLLAEFTARERIVALRAGQRWAETFEPDKAVSLPEAKREAKKIFRDKGVYLITGGLGNIGLALAEGIARQTAGVHLVLTTRRPDLAADSQRLHKVKMLEALGASVQVAHADCSDEPAMKALVDEVEQRFARIHGVIHAAGLVGQESFATVGESSREFCIRQFTPKLQGVRVLEQVLADRPLDFCILCSSLSSVLGGLGFAAYAGANACLDSFVIAHNQTHETRWISVNWEGWRFDDELDTSQAGAAVAELSMSPAEGLDIFERILLAPHRDRLVISCGDLKYRMQQWVAPKETLPPVAKAAAAHARPAMLGEYIAPSGEVELQIAQLWESLLGISGIGADDSFFELGGNSLLMTQLLAQIRKIFRQELSLTLLFERPTIADIAGMIIQVQQDSREAEAEREEGVL comes from the coding sequence GTGCTTAATACATCCGATGCAAATGCCAGCCATCCTCTTGGGGATGAGCAGTCAGGCGATAAGACATTTTCCGACGAACTCGAAGCGGTCGCCATCGTCGGCATGGCCCTGCGCGTACCCGGCGCCGACAGCCTGGAGCAATTCTGGCAGAACCTGCGCGATGGTGTGGAATCGATAAGCTTTTTTAACGACGATCAGCTGCGCGCAGCCGGTGTCCCGGAGGCGGCCTTGTCCGACCCGGATTTTGTCAAAGCCTTTGGTTTATTAAAAGGGGCGGACCAGTTTGATAATGACTTCTTTGACATTCTGCCCAGGGAAGCCGAAGTTTTAGATCCCCAGCACCGCCAGCTGCTCGAATGCAGCTGGCAAGCCTTAGAGCATGCCGGTTATGGTCCCAACAGCCAAAGTTTTAGCGATGCCGGCTCTGTAGGCATGATGGCGGGGGTCGGCCTCAACAATTATTTACTGCATAACCTGGCGGGGCGCAAAGATATCATAGAAGCCCTGGGAGGCTGGCAGCTTACCCTTGGCAATGATAAGGATTTTGCCGCCACCCGGGTTGCCTACAAACTGAATTTATGCGGGGCGGCCATGAACGTGAGTACCGCCTGCTCCACCTCCCTGGTATCGGTTGCCATGGCCTGTCAAAGCCTGTTGTCTTATCAAAGCGATATGATGTTAGCCGGGGGCTGTTCGATTCACCTGCCCCAGGATCAGGGCTACTGGTATCACCCCGGCGGCACCTTGTCATCCGACGGCCATTGCCGGGCTTTTGATGAGCAGGCCCAGGGGACACTGGACGGCAACGGCGTGGCCGTGGTGGTGCTAAAACGTCTCGATGATGCCATAAAGGCTAAGGATACCATTTATGGTGTGGTGCGCGGTTTTGCGGTTAATAACGATGGCGGGCATAAAGTCGGCTATACCGCGCCGAGTGTCGAAGGACAATCGGCGGTGATCCGCGAGGCGCAGGAAATGGCCGAGATCGGTGCCGATACCTTAGGGTATGTTGAAACACACGGTACCGGCACAGACCTGGGGGATCAGGTTGAAATTACCGCATTAATCGAAGCCTTCCGTGAGGCGGGGATCACAGGCAAGCAGGTATGCGGTTTAGGTTCGGTAAAAACCAATGTCGGGCATTTAGACACCGCCGCGGGAACAACGGGGTTAATTAAAACCGTGCTGGGCTTAAAGCATGGCCAGATCCCGCCCTCGCTGCACTTTACCCGGGCCAATCCCAAGCTTCATCTGGACACCAGTCCTTTTTACGTCAATGCCGCGCTGCGGGACTGGCCGCGCCTTAAGGGGGCGCCGAGGCGGGGTGGGGTCAGCTCTTTTGGCATTGGCGGCACCAATGCCCATGTCATTGTCGAAGAGGCTCCCGCTGCACCGGCGCCGACCCCCGGGCGTCCCTGGCAGATGCTCACCCTGTCGGCAAAAACACAGGCTTCATTGCAGCAAAACCGTCATCGCCTGGCAAATTACCTGGTCAGCCAGGACAACACTTCACTGGCGGATATCGCCTATACCCTGCAGACGGGACGCTGTGCTTTTAAGCAGCGCCAGGCGGTGATAAGCAGCAGTTGCGGCGATGGCGCCGATAAACTCAATGCTTCATCCGCACCGCAGGTTTTTTGCGGCGAAGCAGGGGAGCAGGCACCGGCTGTCGCCTTTATGTTTCCGGGGCAGGATGCACAATATCCCGGCATGGCCGAGTCCCTTTACCGGGACGAACCTTTATTTAAACAGCACATTGACCTGTGCGATGAAATTGTCCGGCGCGAGCATGGCATAGATTTACTGTCACGTTTATTTGCCGGGCACAGGCAGGCGGACGAACCGGAGTTTTCCCTCGATCCCTTGCCTATATTCGTGACTGAATATGCCCTGGCACGCAGCTTACTGGCATTGGGAATACAACCCCGGGCCATGATGGGCTCCAGCCTGGGGGAGTATGTCTGTGCCTGTCTGGCCGAAGTGATCAGCCTGGAAGATGCATTGATGCTGGCCATCAGCTGCGCCGAGCTGTTTTCCCTGGTCGAGCCGGGGGCATTAGTGTCGGTTTCTCTGCCAGAGAGCGAGTTGCAGCCCCTGCTAGGCGACGGACTTGCCCTTGCTATGGTTTGTGCTCCCAAGCAATGCGTGGTTGGCGGGCGTCCCCAAGCGGTTGTCGCTTTGAAGGCAGAGCTGGCACAACGCGAGATCTCTTATGTTGACATTCCGCTGGGCCTGCCCTTTCATACTGAATTTATGCAGCCCTTGGTTGCGCCTTACCGCGCCCGGTTGCAACAAGTTAAGTTCAGCGCGCCTAAAATGCCTTTTGTCTCCTGTGTTACCGGGGACTGGATTCAACCTGAACAGGCAACAGATCCCGAGCATTATCTGCGTTTAGCCGTTAACACCGTTGAACTGAGCAAAGGTTTTCAGCGGCTGTTTTCACTTGCCGACTGTATCTTGCTTGAGCTCGGACCCGGGCAGAGCATGACCGGCTTTGCCCTGTTGCAGCAGGACCGTCCGGCGGGGGCGCAGATCATCCCGAGTTTAGCCGATCCCCGCTACGCCGCCGCACAGGAGCTGGCATCGGCGGATTCGTTTTATTTTCAGTCGGCCCTTGCCCGCTTATGGGTGGCGGGGCTGGATATCCGCTGGCCGGCATTTTACCGCAACCAGGAGCGCCGGCGTATTGCCTTGCCCGGATATGCATTTGAGCATAAGCGTTACTGGCTGGATGCGCAGCCGTTTGAGCCGTTAGCCGACGGGGGAGAAACAGAAGGTAAACAGGCAGATCCGGCGAGCTGGTTTTATCGGCCCTGCTGGCATGAACTTGCCCGGCCGGCCCCGGCTGATCTTGGCGGGCAATGGCTGGTGATCGGCGACCCCGGCGGTTTAGCCGGCCCCCTGGTTGAGCGTTTGCGCGCTGCCGGTGTTGAGGTTGTCTGTTATTCGCCCGCCAGCCTGGCAACGGCTGCCGACTGGGATGCGGTCTTTGCGGTAACGGGGGGCGAAGAGCTGTCATTTGATCATCTTGTTTATTTAGGCCTGCTCGATCAGCAGCAAAGGGATGACAGCAGTTCGCTCGAAGCGGGCTTTTATCCTTTGCTGGCACTGGGGCAGTCGCTGGGCCGCCGCGTTTTTTCAGATATCGTCAAGCTGACGTTATTGACGGATAAGAGTTTGTCGATAGGCGGCACAGAAATAACCCCAGCCAATGCCGCTGTGCTCGGCCCGTTACTGGTCCTGCCCCAGGAATATCCGAACCTGCAGTGCCGTATGATAGATGTGCAAATGCCTGAGTTGGCATGGCAACGTGCGCGTTTGCTCGATGATCTACTGGCCGAATTCACCGCCCGGGAGCGGATTGTCGCCTTAAGGGCCGGACAGCGCTGGGCGGAGACATTTGAGCCCGATAAAGCCGTATCTCTGCCGGAAGCTAAGCGGGAAGCAAAGAAAATTTTCCGGGACAAGGGGGTTTATTTGATCACCGGCGGCCTGGGCAATATAGGTCTGGCACTGGCGGAAGGTATCGCCCGGCAAACGGCCGGGGTCCATTTGGTGCTGACGACGCGCCGACCCGACTTAGCCGCCGACAGCCAGCGTTTACACAAAGTAAAAATGCTCGAGGCCCTGGGAGCAAGCGTACAGGTCGCCCATGCCGATTGCAGCGACGAACCGGCCATGAAGGCATTGGTGGATGAAGTGGAGCAACGCTTTGCCCGGATCCACGGCGTGATCCACGCAGCCGGGCTGGTTGGCCAGGAGTCTTTTGCTACCGTGGGGGAAAGCTCGCGTGAGTTTTGCATCAGGCAGTTTACCCCTAAGCTGCAGGGGGTACGCGTGCTCGAGCAGGTACTGGCTGACCGTCCGCTTGATTTTTGTATTTTATGCTCCTCCCTCTCCTCGGTCTTGGGCGGCCTGGGCTTTGCTGCCTATGCCGGTGCCAATGCCTGCCTGGATAGTTTCGTCATCGCCCACAACCAGACGCATGAGACCCGCTGGATCAGCGTGAATTGGGAAGGGTGGCGCTTTGACGATGAGTTAGACACCAGCCAGGCGGGGGCTGCTGTTGCCGAATTGAGCATGTCTCCGGCAGAAGGGCTCGATATTTTTGAGCGTATCTTGCTGGCGCCGCACAGAGACCGCCTGGTGATCTCCTGCGGCGATCTGAAATACCGCATGCAGCAGTGGGTCGCCCCGAAAGAAACCTTGCCGCCGGTTGCTAAGGCTGCGGCGGCGCATGCCCGCCCCGCGATGTTGGGGGAATATATTGCGCCTTCGGGAGAGGTTGAACTGCAAATTGCCCAGTTATGGGAGAGTTTGTTAGGCATCAGCGGCATAGGCGCCGATGACAGCTTCTTCGAGCTGGGGGGCAATTCGTTGTTAATGACGCAATTGCTGGCACAGATCCGGAAAATTTTCCGCCAAGAGCTGTCTCTGACGTTATTGTTTGAGCGGCCGACGATTGCCGACATTGCCGGCATGATTATCCAGGTACAGCAGGATAGCCGGGAAGCGGAAGCCGAGCGCGAGGAAGGGGTGTTATAA